Proteins co-encoded in one Myotis daubentonii chromosome 8, mMyoDau2.1, whole genome shotgun sequence genomic window:
- the ARFRP1 gene encoding ADP-ribosylation factor-related protein 1 isoform X1 — translation MYTLLSGLYKYVFQKDEYCILILGLDNAGKTTFLEQSKTRFSKNYKGMSLSKITTTVGLNIGTVDVGKARLMFWDLGGQEELQSLWDKYYAECHGVIYVIDSTDEDRLSESKQAFEKMVMSEALDGVPILVLANKQDVEQRGARGHRVDGEVRRAECAPAAAAERHHVGAPGTWGTYSWCLSQEHTCQLEPPVPGLGLALPLDFFICFVFSLRQTFVS, via the exons ATGTACACGCTGCTGTCGGGGCTGTACAAGTACGTGTTCCAGAAGGACGAGTACTGCATCCTGATCCTGGGCCTGGACAATGCCGGGAAGACG ACCTTCCTGGAGCAATCAAAAACCCGGTTTAGCAAGAACTACAAGGGGATGAGTCTCTCCAAAATCACCACCACCGTGGGTCTGAACA TCGGCACTGTGGACGTGGGGAAGGCTCGACTCATGTTCTGGGACTTaggggggcaggaggagctgcagtctCTGTGGGACAAG TACTATGCTGAGTGCCACGGTGTCATCTATGTCATCGATTCCACCGACGAGGACAGACTGTCGGAGTCCAAGCAAGCTTTCG AGAAGATGGTCATGAGTGAGGCTCTGGACGGTGTCCCCATCCTGGTGCTGGCCAACAAGCAGGATGTTGAG CAAAGGGGTGCGCGAGGGCATCGAGTGGATGGTGAAGTGCGTCGTGCGGAATGTGCACCGGCCGCCGCGGCAGAGAGACATCACGTAGGTGCACCCGGCACCTGGGGCACGTACAGCTGGTGCCTGAGCCAGGAGCACACCTGCCAGCTGGAGCCACCGgtcccggggctggggctggctttgcctttggattttttcatttgctttgttttttctctAAGACAGACTTTTGTGTCCTGA
- the ARFRP1 gene encoding ADP-ribosylation factor-related protein 1 isoform X2, producing the protein MYTLLSGLYKYVFQKDEYCILILGLDNAGKTTFLEQSKTRFSKNYKGMSLSKITTTVGLNIGTVDVGKARLMFWDLGGQEELQSLWDKYYAECHGVIYVIDSTDEDRLSESKQAFEKMVMSEALDGVPILVLANKQDVETCLSIPDIKTAFSDCTSKIGRRDCLTQACSALTGKGVREGIEWMVKCVVRNVHRPPRQRDIT; encoded by the exons ATGTACACGCTGCTGTCGGGGCTGTACAAGTACGTGTTCCAGAAGGACGAGTACTGCATCCTGATCCTGGGCCTGGACAATGCCGGGAAGACG ACCTTCCTGGAGCAATCAAAAACCCGGTTTAGCAAGAACTACAAGGGGATGAGTCTCTCCAAAATCACCACCACCGTGGGTCTGAACA TCGGCACTGTGGACGTGGGGAAGGCTCGACTCATGTTCTGGGACTTaggggggcaggaggagctgcagtctCTGTGGGACAAG TACTATGCTGAGTGCCACGGTGTCATCTATGTCATCGATTCCACCGACGAGGACAGACTGTCGGAGTCCAAGCAAGCTTTCG AGAAGATGGTCATGAGTGAGGCTCTGGACGGTGTCCCCATCCTGGTGCTGGCCAACAAGCAGGATGTTGAG aCTTGCCTCTCCATTCCGGATATCAAGACGGCGTTCAGTGACTGCACCTCCAAGATCGGCCGGCGGGACTGCCTGACCCAGGCTTGCTCAGCCCTCACGGG CAAAGGGGTGCGCGAGGGCATCGAGTGGATGGTGAAGTGCGTCGTGCGGAATGTGCACCGGCCGCCGCGGCAGAGAGACATCACGTAG
- the TNFRSF6B gene encoding tumor necrosis factor receptor superfamily member 6B isoform X1: MRAQARLPLILPRSLPFLLLLLAVRGPAEDVPTYPWWDVATREWLTCGQCPPGTFVHRPCSRDQPTTCRQCPPHHYTQFWNYLERCRYCNVVCGEHEEEARPCSVVHNRACRCRPGFFEFAGFCLEHTPCPPGYGVVALGTPTQDTQCQQCPPGTFSANSSSSGQCQPHRNCTALGLVLNVPGTPFHDAMCTSCTGPPLSTPEPGGAGPDPPTGTEECERALVDFVAFQNVSFRRLLQLQQALSGPGAWTPRRPWEDRMSLQQTLQRQLMKLREARPGALVAGLLQALHTARLPGVERTIRKRFFLAS, translated from the exons ATGAGAGCACAGGCGAGGCTGCCCCTGATCCTGCCGAGGTCACTAccgttcctgctgctgctgctggctgtgCGCGGGCCAGCGGAAGACGTGCCTACCTACCCGTGGTGGGATGTGGCCACGCGGGAGTGGCTGACGTGTGGCCAGTGCCCCCCAGGCACCTTCGTGCACCGGCCGTGCAGCAGGGACCAGCCCACGACGTGCCGCCAGTGCCCGCCGCACCACTACACGCAGTTCTGGAACTACCTGGAGCGCTGCCGGTACTGCAACGTGGTCTGCGGGGAGCACGAGGAGGAAGCGCGGCCTTGCTCCGTCGTCCACAACCGGGCCTGCCGCTGCCGCCCAGGCTTCTTCGAGTTCGCGGGCTTCTGCCTGGAGCACACGCCCTGCCCGCCTGGCTATGGAGTGGTTGCCCTTG GCACCCCCACCCAGGACACACAGTGCCAGCAATGTCCCCCAGGCACCTTCTCGGCCAACAGCTCCAGCTCAGGGCAGTGCCAGCCCCACCGCAACTGCACAGCCTTGGGCCTGGTCCTCAACGTGCCGGGCACCCCCTTCCATGACGCCATGTGCACCAGCTGCACAGGCCCTCCACTCAGCACTCCAGAGCCAGGGGGTGCAG GGCCTGACCCTCCCACAGGGACCGAGGAGTGTGAGCGCGCCCTTGTGGACTTCGTGGCTTTCCAGAACGTCTCCTTCAGGagactcctgcagctgcagcaggccCTGTCGGGTCCGGGGGCATGGACTCCCCGTCGGCCCTGGGAGGACCGCATGTCCTTGCAGCAGACGCTGCAGAGGCAACTCATGAAGCTCCGTGAGGCCCGGCCAGGGGCGTTGGTGGCGGGGCTGCTGCAGGCCCTGCACACAGCCAGGCTGCCGGGGGTGGAGCGCACTATCCGAAAGCGCTTCTTCCTGGCCAGCTGA
- the TNFRSF6B gene encoding tumor necrosis factor receptor superfamily member 6B isoform X2, translating to MRAQARLPLILPRSLPFLLLLLAVRGPAEDVPTYPWWDVATREWLTCGQCPPGTFVHRPCSRDQPTTCRQCPPHHYTQFWNYLERCRYCNVVCGEHEEEARPCSVVHNRACRCRPGFFEFAGFCLEHTPCPPGYGVVALGTPTQDTQCQQCPPGTFSANSSSSGQCQPHRNCTALGLVLNVPGTPFHDAMCTSCTGPPLSTPEPGGAGTEECERALVDFVAFQNVSFRRLLQLQQALSGPGAWTPRRPWEDRMSLQQTLQRQLMKLREARPGALVAGLLQALHTARLPGVERTIRKRFFLAS from the exons ATGAGAGCACAGGCGAGGCTGCCCCTGATCCTGCCGAGGTCACTAccgttcctgctgctgctgctggctgtgCGCGGGCCAGCGGAAGACGTGCCTACCTACCCGTGGTGGGATGTGGCCACGCGGGAGTGGCTGACGTGTGGCCAGTGCCCCCCAGGCACCTTCGTGCACCGGCCGTGCAGCAGGGACCAGCCCACGACGTGCCGCCAGTGCCCGCCGCACCACTACACGCAGTTCTGGAACTACCTGGAGCGCTGCCGGTACTGCAACGTGGTCTGCGGGGAGCACGAGGAGGAAGCGCGGCCTTGCTCCGTCGTCCACAACCGGGCCTGCCGCTGCCGCCCAGGCTTCTTCGAGTTCGCGGGCTTCTGCCTGGAGCACACGCCCTGCCCGCCTGGCTATGGAGTGGTTGCCCTTG GCACCCCCACCCAGGACACACAGTGCCAGCAATGTCCCCCAGGCACCTTCTCGGCCAACAGCTCCAGCTCAGGGCAGTGCCAGCCCCACCGCAACTGCACAGCCTTGGGCCTGGTCCTCAACGTGCCGGGCACCCCCTTCCATGACGCCATGTGCACCAGCTGCACAGGCCCTCCACTCAGCACTCCAGAGCCAGGGGGTGCAG GGACCGAGGAGTGTGAGCGCGCCCTTGTGGACTTCGTGGCTTTCCAGAACGTCTCCTTCAGGagactcctgcagctgcagcaggccCTGTCGGGTCCGGGGGCATGGACTCCCCGTCGGCCCTGGGAGGACCGCATGTCCTTGCAGCAGACGCTGCAGAGGCAACTCATGAAGCTCCGTGAGGCCCGGCCAGGGGCGTTGGTGGCGGGGCTGCTGCAGGCCCTGCACACAGCCAGGCTGCCGGGGGTGGAGCGCACTATCCGAAAGCGCTTCTTCCTGGCCAGCTGA
- the ARFRP1 gene encoding ADP-ribosylation factor-related protein 1 isoform X3 — translation MYTLLSGLYKYVFQKDEYCILILGLDNAGKTYYAECHGVIYVIDSTDEDRLSESKQAFEKMVMSEALDGVPILVLANKQDVEQRGARGHRVDGEVRRAECAPAAAAERHHVGAPGTWGTYSWCLSQEHTCQLEPPVPGLGLALPLDFFICFVFSLRQTFVS, via the exons ATGTACACGCTGCTGTCGGGGCTGTACAAGTACGTGTTCCAGAAGGACGAGTACTGCATCCTGATCCTGGGCCTGGACAATGCCGGGAAGACG TACTATGCTGAGTGCCACGGTGTCATCTATGTCATCGATTCCACCGACGAGGACAGACTGTCGGAGTCCAAGCAAGCTTTCG AGAAGATGGTCATGAGTGAGGCTCTGGACGGTGTCCCCATCCTGGTGCTGGCCAACAAGCAGGATGTTGAG CAAAGGGGTGCGCGAGGGCATCGAGTGGATGGTGAAGTGCGTCGTGCGGAATGTGCACCGGCCGCCGCGGCAGAGAGACATCACGTAGGTGCACCCGGCACCTGGGGCACGTACAGCTGGTGCCTGAGCCAGGAGCACACCTGCCAGCTGGAGCCACCGgtcccggggctggggctggctttgcctttggattttttcatttgctttgttttttctctAAGACAGACTTTTGTGTCCTGA